CCGGCGCACGATTTCAACGATTTCGAGGTTGGCCGTCGTCACGGTCTGGAGTTGATCAACGTCCTCGATCACAACGCCTGCCTCAACGAAAATACGCCGGAAAAATACCGTGGCCTGGATCGTTTCGAGGCGCGCCGTTTGGTCGTCGAGGAAATGGAAAGTCTAGGTTTGCTCGACAGGATCGAGGATAATCCGATGACGGTCCCCTACGGCGATCGTTCCGGCGTCGTGATCGAGCCGTGGCTACTCGATCAGTGGTTCGTTGACGCCGAGACCTTGGCCGTTCCCGCGATCGAGGCGGTAAAAAACGGCCAAACGAAATTTGTCCCGCAAAATTGGGAAAATACCTACTTCGAGTGGATGAACAACATCCAGCCCTGGTGCGTATCGCGCCAAATTTGGTGGGGACATCAGATTCCCGCTTGGTACGGCCCCGACGGTCGGCCCTTCGTCGAAATGACCGAGCAGGACGCCCTTGACGCCGCGCGCGCGCATTATGGCGAGGATACCCCCCTGGAGCGCGATCCCGATGTTTTGGACACGTGGTTTTCCTCGGCGCTGTGGCCTTTTTCGACCTTGGGGTGGCCGGAGCAAACGCCGGAATTGGCGCGCTATTACCCGACCGATGTGTTGATCACGGGCTTTGACATCATCTTTTTCTGGGTCGCACGGATGATGATGATGGGGCTTGAATTCACCGGCGAGGCGCCGTTCCGCACGGTTTATATTCATGCCCTGGTGCGCGACGAAAAGGGCCAGAAGATGTCCAAGTCGAAGGGCAACGTGATGGATCCCCTGGAGATCATCGGCAAATACGGGGCCGACGCCCTGCGCTTTACATTGGCCGCGCAGGCGGTGCAGGGGCGCGATGTTAAATTGTCCGAACACCGCATTGAGGGTTATCGTAATTTCGTCACTAAATTATGGAACGCGGCGCGCTTCGCCGAAATGAACGAATGCGCCTATGACGGCGCATTTGACCCCAAATCGTGCAGCCTGAGCATCAATCGGTGGATCGTCTCGAAGCTGGCGCAGGCGGCGATGGATTGCGCCGCCGCGATCGACGCCTATCGCTTTAACGAACTGGCCGATGTGCTCTACCATTTCACCTGGGGGACGTTCTGCGACTGGTATTTGGAACTGAGCAAACCGTACCTTCAGGGCGGGGATGAAACCGCCAAGGCGGAAACCCGCGCCGCTGTGGCCTGGGTGCGCGATCAGCTGCTGCACCTTCTTCATCCGGTGATGCCTTTCGTCACCGAGGAGCTGTGGGCGCAGACCGGCATGCGGGCGACGCGCTTGATCGGCGCGTCTTGGCCCGATCTGGGCGAGGGTGACCGCGACCTCGCTGCCGAGGCGGATGTCGATTGGCTTATTCGTCTGGTCACTCAAGTGCGCGCCCTGCGTTCGGAAATGAACGTCCCCGCTGGGGCCAAGGTGCCGTTGCTGCTTAAGGACGCCAGTGCCCAGAGCGCGCAAAAACTCGCCGTTCACCGTGACGCGATCCTCCATCTGGCGCGCTTGTCCGAGGCGACGCTTTCGAACGACGCGGCGCCTAAGGGCGCGGTTCAGGGGGTCCTCGACGAGACCACGGTGATCCTGCCGCTCGCCGGAATTATCGATATCGCGACCGAGCGCCGGCGCCTGGAAAAAGAAATCGCCAAGTTGAATGCGGATGTCTCTAAATACGAAAAGAAATTGTCCAACGCGGGCTTCCTCGCCAAGGCCCCGGCGGAGGTCGTCGCCGAACAGCGCGCTCGCCTTGAGGATATGGTGCAAACGCGCGAAACCTTGAACCAAGCCCTGGCGCGATTGGCCGCCATGGCATAAGGCCTTCGCGCGACGAGAGAACGCCCCTTTGTGCCGATAATGTGCAGACAAAGGGGCGATTTCGTTTTTGGCGGGCCTGTACGTGCCCCTGCATGGAAGAGCGCCCGGGGCGGTACGACGTCGTTATCAACCTTGACCTGAAAAAGACATGGTCTAATGTCGATGTTCGCGAAAGGTTTTTTAACGCGGGTTGTGCGCGTATGCGTTTGCGCCTCCTCCTGCGAAATACTTTTGGTCCCGTTGGGAGATGTTGTTTATGGCCGGTTTTTCTTCTTTCGTCGTTTTCATTGTCATTTTGGCCTTCGTCATGGTGTTTCTGGGGGTCAAGTCGGTCACCCAGGGGATGCAGTACACCGTCGAACGTTTTGGCCGGTATACCCGGACGTTGGCCCCCGGCTTGCATTTTATCGTTCCGGTAGTCGATAGAATTGGGTTTAAGATCAATATGATGGAGCAAGTTCTAGATGTTCCATCTCAGGAGGTGATCACCCGCGATAACGCCATGGTTCAGGTCGATGGCGTGGTCTTCTATCAGGTCTTGGACGCCGCTAAGGCGGCCTACGAAGTCAGCGGCCTGCAAATCGCGATCTTGAACCTGACGATGACCAACGTGCGTACCGTCTTGGGTGCGATGGATTTAGACGAGCTTCTTTCCCAACGCGATTCGATCAACGCCCGCCTGCTCGCCGTCGTCGATGACGCGACCTCGCCGTGGGGGGTGAAAGTGACCCGGATCGAGATCAAGGACATCTCTCCGCCACGCGATTTGGTCGATGCGATGGGGCGGCAAATGAAGGCGGAACGCGTCAAGCGCGCACAAATTCTAGAGGCGGAAGGGTCGCGTCAGGCGGCGGTGCTGAAGGCCGAAGGCGAAAAACAGGCGGCGATCCTTGAGGCCGAGGGACGCAGGGAGGCGGCCTTCCGCGATGCCGAGGCGCGCGAACGTCAGGCCCAGGCCGAAGCCGCCGCGACCACTGCGATGTCTGCCGCGATCGGTGCCGGAAATACCCAGGCGATCAATTACTTCGTCGCTCAGAAATATGTCGAGGCGCTGCGCGATATCGCCTCGGCGCGCAATGAAAAGGTCATCTTGTTGCCGATGGAGGCGACGGGGATATTGGGCTCCCTGGCGGGGATTTCCGAACTGGCCAAGAGCGCCTTCGGTTCCGATGCCGCGGGCGGCGGCGCATCCGGCGTGGGGGGCTCGGTGCCGACGACGCGCGGCTAAACGTCTTACCGGGCGGTTTTTTGTTGGGGACCTGGAATTATTGGGAAGTTCGGGGGATCATGGACGTTTTTTTAGGCCATCTCACGGGTTGGCATTGGCTGATCGTCGCCGTGGTTTTTATCATTATTGAAAGCATCGCGCCCGGTTTCGTGTTTTTGTGGGTCGGTATTTCCGCCGCCCTGATCGGCGTCGCCCTGTTTATCGTTCCGGGGATGCCACTGGAGGCGCAGGGCTTGGCCTTCGCCGTTCTGTCGGTAGGCAGCATCGTCGTCGGGCGGGTGTGGATGTCTAAAAATACCCCGCCGAGCGATCATCCCGTTCTCAATCAACGCGGTGCGCAATACATCGGCCGGCATGTCGTTCTCGACGGCGCGCTGGTCAACGGTTATGGAAAGATCCGCTTGGACGACACCTCATGGACCGTCGTTTGCGCCGAAGATATCGCCGCAGGCCGTCGGGTTGAGATCGTCGGGGTCGAGGGGACAAGCCTGAGGGTCATTCCTTGTTGATCCCAGGCCTTGTTGATTCCCAGGTCCGCCCGCCTCGAATCCTGCGTCTTCCTGCCTAATGGGGCCGCCACGGTCTCCGATGCGATTTTTCCACCATTCCCTCCCCACGGACTTGGCGTCAACGATAAACCGACTATATCCTTGTCACCCCGAATTATAGGAGTTTTCCCGCCATGAGCTATCACTTCACCAAAACCCTGGACCGGCCCTTCGCCGACGCCATAGATTACGTCACCGCCGCTTTGAAGACGCAAGGATTCGGGGTGTTGACCACGATCGATGTTCAAAAAGCGATGAAGGAAAAAATTGATAAGGATATTCTCCCTTACACGATTCTCGGCGCGTGTAATCCCGGATTTGCCTATAAGGCCCTGCAAGCGGAAAACAAAATCGGCACGATGCTGCCGTGTAATGTTGTCGTCCAGCAACTCGATGATGGTAAAATCGAAGTGTCGGCAGTGGATCCCATGGCGTCTATGCAGGCGGTCGATAACCCAAATTTGGGCCACGTCGCCGCGGACGTTCGTGCGATGTTACAAAAAATTGTCGAAGATCTTTGAGTTCGTCGAATGCGGCGGGGTCAGGAAACCCCGCCGTGTTCACCCTCGCGGCGCAATTCCAGGATATTCTCAAGCCGCTTTTCCCACATTTCCAGCTCTTCCTCGTCGGCGTCCTCATCGTTCGAATCGAGCAGTTCCCTGTTGGCGCGGATTTGGTTTTCGACGACGACCATCAGCTCGTTTAGGTGGGCGTCGGAAATGTTGTTGATCGTGATTTTACCGTCAAAAAGCATGTCGGCGCGTTTCATCAGCGACAACGATTCCAATTTTTCATCGACTTCGCGCCATTGCATATACCAAGCATCGTAAACGCTTGAAGCGCTTTCCCCCCCGGCGGCGGTGATGGCCTCGTCGAGAGTGCCCATGATGGTCATGAACTCATGAACGGAAAGAACCAGATTGCGGGCCATGTCATACCTTATTGTCGTAACGGAGCTATTTGAAAATGCCGAAGCGGCAGATTAGGAGATCACGGCCCCTGGTGCAAGAGCCCTGGGGGCGGAACGATATCCCCTTACCGATTTTTAACGGGCGTGCCATAGACTTGTAAAACCTATTGCCTTAGGGCGTTAAATGGCGAGGAAATGGGGTGTCTCGAAAAAAGAACATTATCGACAACCGTCTCGCCGGCAAGCCCGATGACGTGGACGCATCGGACAATCCGACACCGCGCGAACGAGGCCGGTTGATCGTCAAACGACTGGAGAAATTCATTCGTGAGGGCCGCGGCGATGATGGGGGCATGTCGTTCTCCCGCTGGCAGGAGTTGGCGCTGCATGAAGTCGTCAACGCCATTAGAGACGCCGAACGTCATTGGCGCCTGGATCAGCGGTTTGTCGATCGGGCTTTTTCCGTTGGCGCCAGCGCCCTCGTGACGGCGGGAGTCTGGGGGACCGCGCTGGCTATTGATCGGGCGCCGGACCGCCAAGTCGCCGGGGTTATTTTAATCGGCGCCGGCGCGGCGTTGGCGTTGATTATTGCGATTTGGGGCGCGAGGAAGGCCGAAAAGTACTACCAACGCGCCCGACGGCGCGATTCGCTCCAACGTATCGATCGGTTCGACCGGCAAATCAAAGAATTGCAACGCCACCTGGACGAGCGGGTCGATCAACTGAAGTCGGCGCTGGAAGAAATGAGCGCTTCCGAAGCGCGCGACATTCGCCGCGGCCGTCAAGAAAGGTTGGACAAGACCCTCGACGATTTGATCGACAAGGGGTAAAAAAAATTCGGTGAAGGGCCGCCGCCTTGAAGAGGCGTTTTGGGGGACGGCGGGAAACGGTTGTTATGACGCGGCGTCGGCTGCGGGTTATTGGGAAACGGATCATGGTGCAATATCGGTCGAAAACATCCACCCATGGGCGCAACATGGCGGGCGCGCGGGGACTGTGGCGCGCCACCGGCATGAGCGACGGAGATTTCGGTAAGCCGATCATCGCCGTGGTCAATTCCTTCACCCAGTTCGTTCCCGGACACGTGCACCTGAAGGATCTCGGGCAGATGGTTGCGCGGGAAATCGAATCGGTGGGCGGCGTCGCCAAGGAATTCAACACCATCGCCGTCGATGACGGCATTGCGATGGGCCATGACGGGATGCTGTATTCGTTGCCGTCGCGCGAGATCATCGCCGACAGTGTGGAATACATGGTCAACGCACATTGCGCCGACGCCATGGTGTGTATTTCTAACTGCGATAAAATCACGCCAGGCATGATGATGGCGGCGATGCGCCTGAATATACCGACGGTTTTTGTTTCGGGCGGACCGATGGAGGCGGGCAAGGTGGTT
This genomic window from Varunaivibrio sulfuroxidans contains:
- a CDS encoding valine--tRNA ligase; this encodes MLDKTYRPAEVEEKIYSQWEENGDFSAGARGDAKPFTIVMPPPNVTGNLHVGHALNHTLQDILIRYYRMNGRDALWQPGTDHAGIATQMVVERQLEADGKSRHDLGRDAFIEKVWSWKESSGGAITQQLRRLGASCDWPRERFTMDDGLSAAVRKVFVDLHKKGLIYRDKRLVNWDPKLHTAISDLEVEQRETVGKMWYFKYPIAGEDGLFLTVATTRPETMLGDSAVAVHPDDDRYRDFVGKRVVLPIVGRHIPIVADDYADPEKGTGAVKMTPAHDFNDFEVGRRHGLELINVLDHNACLNENTPEKYRGLDRFEARRLVVEEMESLGLLDRIEDNPMTVPYGDRSGVVIEPWLLDQWFVDAETLAVPAIEAVKNGQTKFVPQNWENTYFEWMNNIQPWCVSRQIWWGHQIPAWYGPDGRPFVEMTEQDALDAARAHYGEDTPLERDPDVLDTWFSSALWPFSTLGWPEQTPELARYYPTDVLITGFDIIFFWVARMMMMGLEFTGEAPFRTVYIHALVRDEKGQKMSKSKGNVMDPLEIIGKYGADALRFTLAAQAVQGRDVKLSEHRIEGYRNFVTKLWNAARFAEMNECAYDGAFDPKSCSLSINRWIVSKLAQAAMDCAAAIDAYRFNELADVLYHFTWGTFCDWYLELSKPYLQGGDETAKAETRAAVAWVRDQLLHLLHPVMPFVTEELWAQTGMRATRLIGASWPDLGEGDRDLAAEADVDWLIRLVTQVRALRSEMNVPAGAKVPLLLKDASAQSAQKLAVHRDAILHLARLSEATLSNDAAPKGAVQGVLDETTVILPLAGIIDIATERRRLEKEIAKLNADVSKYEKKLSNAGFLAKAPAEVVAEQRARLEDMVQTRETLNQALARLAAMA
- a CDS encoding SPFH domain-containing protein, whose product is MAGFSSFVVFIVILAFVMVFLGVKSVTQGMQYTVERFGRYTRTLAPGLHFIVPVVDRIGFKINMMEQVLDVPSQEVITRDNAMVQVDGVVFYQVLDAAKAAYEVSGLQIAILNLTMTNVRTVLGAMDLDELLSQRDSINARLLAVVDDATSPWGVKVTRIEIKDISPPRDLVDAMGRQMKAERVKRAQILEAEGSRQAAVLKAEGEKQAAILEAEGRREAAFRDAEARERQAQAEAAATTAMSAAIGAGNTQAINYFVAQKYVEALRDIASARNEKVILLPMEATGILGSLAGISELAKSAFGSDAAGGGASGVGGSVPTTRG
- a CDS encoding NfeD family protein, with amino-acid sequence MDVFLGHLTGWHWLIVAVVFIIIESIAPGFVFLWVGISAALIGVALFIVPGMPLEAQGLAFAVLSVGSIVVGRVWMSKNTPPSDHPVLNQRGAQYIGRHVVLDGALVNGYGKIRLDDTSWTVVCAEDIAAGRRVEIVGVEGTSLRVIPC
- a CDS encoding DUF302 domain-containing protein; the protein is MSYHFTKTLDRPFADAIDYVTAALKTQGFGVLTTIDVQKAMKEKIDKDILPYTILGACNPGFAYKALQAENKIGTMLPCNVVVQQLDDGKIEVSAVDPMASMQAVDNPNLGHVAADVRAMLQKIVEDL